A window of Bacteroidales bacterium genomic DNA:
CTGGTACCGGAAAAAGACAAACTGATCCCGCTTCCGGTCAGTGATATCGCTTATATATTTATTGATACCAAGCTGGTGAAGGCGGTGACTTATACCAACCGCAATTATTACCTTGACCAGACACTGGATGAATTAATGGATGTATTGAATCCTGCCGATTTTTTCCGTGCCAACAGGCAGTATATTATTGCCAGGAAAGCGATAAAAGACCTTTCGATGTGGTTCGGAAGTAAAATCTCGGTAAACCTGCTGCTTCCCACGCCGGAGAAGATCATTGTCAGTAAGGCGCGCGTCAGGGAAGTTAAAGACTGGATCGCCGGATAACCCTTGGCTTAATGAAATTATATTACATTTGCATCTGAAGTCAGAGATTATTAGAAAATGCTTACACCTCCTTTTCTGAAAGCCGGAGATACTATCGGGATCATCGCCCCGGGATACAAGATAGCAACCCAACAATGGGAACAGGCTGTTCCGTTACTTGAATCATGGGGCTTGCAAGTTAAGTCAGGCAAGAGTCTCCGGTTAAAAGAACAGGTGTTTGCCGGAACTGATGCCCAACGTTTTGATGATTTATCAGACATGATGCAGAATCATGATATTAAAGCCATATTATGTGCAAGGGGTGGGTACGGTTCTGTCAGGCTCCTGCCTTATTTTGAGGAATATATTGCAGTACCTGAGCCGAAATGGCTGATTGGCTACAGTGATATTACCGTTTTGCTGACATATTTTACTGATCAGCTACAATGGAAAAGCATCCACGGGCCGATGCCTGTTGATCTGTCGGAAGGCTTATCTGAAGAACAGGTACAGTCATGGGAATATCTTCGTCGTTTTCTTTTCGGACAAACCGTATCATACGAACTTTCTCCATCCTTATACAATAGGGAAGGGGAAGTCAAAGCTCTGGTAACCGGCGGCAATTTATCCGTTTTATACGGTTTGATAGCCACTCCGTTCCAATGCCTGACAGACGGTAAAATTTTATTTATCGAGGAAGTGAACGAAAGCCTGCATCATATAGATAGAATGATGATGAATATGAAGTTAAGCGGACAGTTAAGCCGGCTGAAAGGATTGATTATCGGAAGCATGAGCGAAATGAAAGATACTACCCCTTCATTCGGAAAAACGGCGCAGGAAATTATATACGAACATGTGAAGGAATATGATTATCCGGTGATGTTCAATTTTCCTGCCGGACATGGTGGGGTTAACTATCCTTTGGTGATGGGAGCGGATCTACAATTAAAAATAACCAAAGATTTGGTTTTGATATCTTTTATGTAGATGCTTAAAGATATGGTGATGCCTTTGCAAGGAAATCCAAAAACAGTCAGAAATAATGAAGATCGAAAAAGCAGGTCCAATAGATTATCCGCAAATTATGGAGGTATGGGAAAGTTCAGTAAAAGCGACCCATGATTTTCTGAAACCCGAAGATTTTTTATGGTACAAAAACGTGATCCCTACCGATTATTTACCGAACCTTGACCTGTATGTGCTTCGTTCAGATAGTAAAGTATTGGGTGTTATGGGGGTGTCCGGGGAAGACCTTGAAATGTTGTTTATTTCCGGTACATCCAGGGGAAAAGGATACGGGAAAGCCCTTTTGGAGTATGCTGTCCGGGAACTGAATGTAAAAAAACTGGATGTGAATGAGCAGAATGCACAAGCACTGGGATTTTATGAAAAATTCGGATTTAAAATAGTCGGACGTTCGGAAAAGGACGGAATGGGTAAAGACTATCCGATCTTGCATTTAAGTCTTTGATAAGATTCAAAGTTTAAAATTAAAGATTCAAGATTCATAGTTCAAGTAGCGTTCATTACGATAAAGAAGGATCAAAAATGGTATAAAAAATTGGGAAACAAGATTTATGAGTTTAAAATCTATAACCTATTCCTACCCTGATCCCTTTTTGAATCAGGTTTTCATGATCATTAGATCCTACTCCTCCGGTGCCCTTTATATTCCATTGTATACGAGGAGTCATTGAAATAACGACACCGGATTCAAACATATACTCTGCCCCGATTCCTATACCGGCTCCAATAATACCCCACCAGGTATGCCCTTCATTAGGATGGAAATTAAAACACACCATACCTTCGGTAAAAAGATATTTCAAAAAATGTACTTTTAACCGTGCCGGAAAAGAAAACATCAAAAAGTAATCATCAGAATTGCTTGTCTGGTTCCAGTTGTATGTAGAAAAAGATTCCATATTATATCCTGTAACAGATAATCCTATCCCTAGTTCAATGTATTCGGAATTCATGCGGGAATAATCAAATCCGAGCGTAAGATAATTTTTGCCTGTATTTAAATCCCAGAAAGAACCATCGGAATGGGAGAAGCCAAGTGCACCAAAAGAAATATGTCCACCGAAATAATTCTTTTTTTCATTCTGACCATATGTATTTACCCCTGTAATAATGATCAGTGCGGACATTATTGCATACTCATTTAATCTCATAAGTTTTATTTTTAGCGAGAACAATATAAAAGCCATAAAATGCAAATATATATGATAGTATTCAAAACGGAAACAATCCTTTAGTAATGATCACAAATTAATTCGTATTTTTGCTTCTATTGAATCAAATATCTATTACTTATTTTAGTAAACCATCATAAAATGAAACGGACATTCAGTTTTTTTACATTATTAGTATTGCTTTTCATGGCGGCGTGCAGCCGGGACAAGGCAACAAGCATGGAAGCAGTTGCCCTGGACGATATCGAAGGTCAGAGGCTAAATAACACCGATAATACGGAGATTTCTGAAAGAAATACGGATATCCAAAGAAAGATCATCAAAGAGGGAAATATCCGTTTTGAAACTACGAATTCTGAAAAGACAAGAGGGATCATTCTCAGCAGCGTGAAAGAAAATAACGGCTATATTTCCAGTGATAATGCCAGTAACTATGATGGGAATACAGAATACAGGATGACCATCCGTGTTCCGTCGGACCACTTTGACCGGTTATTGGAAGATATCTCCCGGAGTGCGCAAAAACTGGACAGTAAAAATATCAATGCGCTGGATGTAACCGAAGAGTTTGTCGATATCGAAGCAAGGATCAAAGCCAAAAAAGAACTGGAAGACCGTTACAGGGAATTGCTGAAAAAGGCTGTCAAAGTGGACGAAATGCTGACCATTGAAAGAGAAATCGGCACTTTACGGACAGATATCGAGTCCATTGAAGGACGTTTGCGTTATTTGAAAAGTAAGGTGGCGTACAGTACATTAACGGTGGTATTCTATGAAAAAACGGCTTCTTCCTTCGGTTTTTGGCATAAGTTTGTACATGCCATACAGAACGGATGGACCAATGTCCTCTGGTTTTTCATCGGATTGACTCATTTATGGCCTTTCCTATTGATTGGAGTGATTATAATAATCGTTGTCCGGAGGGTGAAAAGATCCGGGAAAAAATAAGATTTTTTATTTTGTCACTTTCCATTCGGACGGCGCTACGAAATTTTCCCGTCCGTGATGATAGGGTAAGACGTTGAATGGCGGTTTTATAGCATCATATTTTTCCGCTATTTTATTCAATCGCTTTAATTCTTTCGGATGTTCATTACCGGCATTCTTTTTCTCGTATGCATCATCAGGATAATACACTAAAAAATCTTTTTGTGTCTTGATCCTGTCATTCTTTCCTTGTATGATCAGTTTATAGTCATTATTGACGATAGCTCCGCCACCCAGATACAGATCCCGCCGGATGGTTTCTTTTTTTCCGGATAATACGGGAGATATATCTATTCCGTCAAAAGGCCGGGGCGCTTTATCCCTGATGCAAAGAATGGATCTGATGGTCGGCATGATATCTACAAAGCCTGTTACCTGATCAATTTCTCGGTGTCCTTCAAATAATTCCGGATAGGAAATAATGGCCGGGGTTCTTACACCGCCGTCCCATTCTTCGAATTTTGTACCTTTCAGCGGTTGATTGGTTCCGCCGCCATTGGGTTCGGCGCCATTGTCACTGAAAAAGATGAATAATGTATTTTCTTCAATACCGTTAGCTTTCAGGGCATCCCATATCTCGCCAATGCCCCGGTCCATGCAGGTAACCATTGCGGCATAGATGGCTTTTTTCCGTTCTTTGGGTGAAAGAAGCTCCGGATCATCCGTATATAAAGCGATGTCTTCCGGTTTGGCTTGTAGCGGCGCATGCGGTGCGTTATAGGCAACATACAGGAAAAACGGATCTTCCTTCTGGGAATATTGCCCGATGCAATTGACCGCTTCTTTCGTGATCAGGTCTGTTGAATAACCTTCATCATAAGCGGTATCCCAGTTGCGATGCCAATCCAGCTCCCCTTCCCTTTTATGGGTAAAATAATCGATTGCCCCGTTTAAATGGCCATAGAAGTAGGTAAAACCTCGATTCAACGGATAATACGCTTTTCGGGAATGTCCCAGATGCCATTTCCCTATGATGGCACGGTCGGTATAACCTGCCTTTTCAAGCATTTCCGGTAGTAATTCTTCTTCGGTATCCAGGCCGAAATCCCGCCAGGGAGGAATTACCGTTTCCCTTAATCCGAAGCGGTTGGGGTACCTTCCCGTCAATAAGCCGGCCCGGGTAGGTGAACTGACGGGAGCTGTATAGAAACGGTTCATCCGGATCCCGTTTGCTGCCAACTGATCCAGATTGGGGGTCCGGATATTGCTTCCGTGATATCCGACATCCCCCCATCCCAGGTCATCTGCCAATACGATAATGATATTCGGTTTTTTGCATTTCTGGGCAGATATCGTGCCGGTAGCACTTAAAAAGAAAGCGGGTAATAATACCGGATAGATGGTCTTGGGGATCATGGGAAAGTTATTCGGATGGTAGTTCGGGTAGTGAATTTCGCCAGTCTAAAGCCAGTTTTTTTAATTCCTGTGTGATCTCCGGATATTGATCACGGACATTCATGTTTTCCCTGGGATTGTCGGAAAGGTTGTACAACATCACATCAGAACCGTCTTTATTAACCAGTAATTTCCATTCTCCCTTCCTGACCGCTACATTAGGACTGGCATCTTCACCATTTGCTTTCGGAAAAGCTTTGCTCTCATTTCGTTTGTATTCCCAGAATATAGGTTTTTTCCTTTCCTGTTTCTTTCCCAGTAAAGCCTGGCTCATGTCCATACCATCACTGCGGTATTCTTCGGGAAGAGAGACATTGGCGATGTTACACAGGCTTTCAAACATATCCAGTGCACTGATCACACTTGTTTCATCCGATTTCCCCCCGGGTATAAGACCCTTTGTGTCCCATATGATCAGTGGCATCCGGGTACCGCCGTCAAACAACGACGCTTTACAGCCACGCATATTACCTGCCCGGCTGCCGCGGAAACTCGGGGCCGGACCATTATCGCTCGTGAATATGACAATGGTGTTGTTATCAAGATCCAGTTTCCTGATCCCTTCAAGTAAACGCCCTATCTGCCTGTCGTAATCAGCCAGCACCGAACGGAAGTTTTTTTCCGACTGTACCCCATCCGGAAAGCGATCCTGTTCCTCTATATTTCCGATCCATGGTGTATGCATATCGTCCGGCCATAAGTTGATGAAGCAGGGCGTTCCTTTGTGGCGTTTCAGGAAATCCAGCGTTTTGTCTACAAAATAAGCCGTCCTGTCCCAGCGTTGGATACTGTCTTTGGGTGACCATATCCAGTCCGTTGCTGTTAATAGCGGATCAGGATCGGGACTTTCGTAAGTACTGGAGTATTCGTCATATCCGTATCGGTCGAAAGAAGGAGCGTTGTCCACATCGCGGCCCCCTCCCAGATGCCATTTTCCAAAATGTCCTGTTTTATACCCGGCTGCTTTCATCGCCTTGGGTAGGGTAGGAGCTTCCGGATCGAGAAAATCAGCCATTTCGGCTTCTCGGTTGCCTTCCCTGAACTGCAGGTAACTGGTGATGTTCCACCGGGCGGGATGAATGCCTGTCAGTAATCCTGCCCGGGAAGGAGAACTGATAGGAGAAGCACTGTAATACCGGCTGAAATGAATGCCTTCAGCAGCCATACGGTCAATATTAGGGGTCGGGATAAATTTTCCACCATAAACACCGATATCTCCATACCCCATATCATCGGTCAGTATGAAAATAATATTGGGATGGTCATTTCGCGTTTCTTTACTGGTACAGGAAACACAGGATATACCGGCCAGAAAATAATTGAAAAAACGGTGAGGTTTCAAAATGAATGGGATAATTAAAAGTTAAAACAAAGCAATATGGTTCATGTACAAATATAGGCAAATCCGATGAAAGGGAAAATACCGTCATCAGTTTTCTGTTTTGTTTGGCAGTAAATTTTCCGTAACTTTGAGAATTGTTAATCTTAAGAGAATAAATATGAGAAAATTAAAACCACTTATTTTAGATGAAACATCTGAAAGATAAGAACTTGTTGATGAGTTTTATAAAAAATACTGAAAGGTGGCTCAGCTCATAAATGTATTATAAACAAAGAACTTCGAACTATCTCTATGATCAGTGGGCTAAACCGGGTTTGGTGGAAACATCAGGATATGGTACATAGGATGTTGATAGAGTTTGTAAAGTGATTTAAAATGAAAATATGGGAATTTATAAAATAATTTTTTTTTCATTATTTACTGTTGGGTGGATATCTGGTACTTATGGTCAATTTAATCCGGATTCGTTGGTTATCATGAATGAAAAATTTTATGATTATGTCGCTGATAAAAACCCCCTTTATACAGAAGGCCTTGTTGATACCTTATGTCTCCATGGCGAAAAATATTTTTTCAGCCGTACTCCGCTTGCTGCAAGAAAAGGATATACCAATATCTTGCCTGATGATAATGAGGGGATTACTTCCACTGGTGCCGGTCCGGTTCATTCTAAGGCTTACCGTGTTTCATGGCTGGTAAGAAATGATTCTTTATTCATTGATAAAATATATCCTTTTTATCGGTTTTGGTATTCAACTGATGAAAACGGTCTCTTGCTGGAAGAATCTCTTTGGAAACCTATCAACATTATCCCGGAAGATACCATCTTATTCAGATTCGAATCATTTACGGGTAATCTTTTCAAGAACGGACTTTTGTTTGTTGATTGGATCAATGGAGATTTTGGCATATTAAAAATCAATCCCAATGCTCCTGAAAAGAAAGCAGAGTCAATATTGAGGATTAAAGAAGCTGATTATATATATCCTCCTTTGCTCCTGAATGTCGCAAATGGAATAGTCTCGGAAGTAAAAAAGGATAAAAAAGCGATAAAACGCTTAAAAAAACTGGCCAGGTCTGCTGAAAAATCCAAAAATATGGATGAAAAAATTAAAAATATGCGTCCGGAAAAAGCTTCGAAAAAACGGGAAAAATTGCTGGAACAAACCGAGAAGAGGCAAAAACGTTCATTTAGAAAGATGGAAAAGAAAACCGATAAGTTGCTTCGATAAAACTAATTGTATAGATTCATTTCTAAATCAATTTGATGCGAAAAAAAATATTGCTTAAAATATTATTTTTGCTATTGCCATTTATTTATGTTCAAGGGCAATTGGCAAACGACTCTATAGTTGTTGCAAATGAAAAACACTATGATCAACTTATAAAAAAAATACCATTTTATGTGGAAAGCCTTTTTGATACGCTCTGTTTTAATGGGGAAAAATATTTTTTCAGGCATACTCCGCTTGTAATAAAAAAGGGGTATACCAACATTATCCCTGAAATGTTTAATTTCAGACCTATTTTTGGTACTACCGCACATAAAGGTTACCGTTTTTTGTGGTGTATAAGGAACGACTCCCTTTATATTGCCGATATTCATCCTGCCTTCCAGGGATATCACAAAGATTATCAAATGAAAGAAATAATTGATTTTGTACCGCGTGATACGATCATATCAAGGCTGGAAGCTTTTTCGGGCAGTAATTTCAGGGAAGGGCTATTATTTATTGATTGGATCAACGGTGATTTTCCTGTGGTTAAAGCGAATCCGGATCCTCCGGAAACTAAAAAATCCTTATCATGGAAATTATACGATACCGATTATTTGTATCCTCCATTAATTTTCAGTTTTAAAAACGGGTTAATTGTTGGTATAAAAGAGGACAAGAAAGGAATAAAAGACTTGAAAAAGATAGATAGGAAAAATAATCATTAATCAATAAAATGCACTAACATCAAGCTATTTACAGATATTTTTTTATACAAAACCCACACCGTTTTTCTGTAAATATACATTTATGAAACATCTGGTATTTCATGAAAACTAAAATCATAAATGAAATTATTTATCTTTAAATTTTTCTATTGATCAGGAAATTTAGAGTTTTTATCTATTGT
This region includes:
- a CDS encoding LD-carboxypeptidase, with translation MLTPPFLKAGDTIGIIAPGYKIATQQWEQAVPLLESWGLQVKSGKSLRLKEQVFAGTDAQRFDDLSDMMQNHDIKAILCARGGYGSVRLLPYFEEYIAVPEPKWLIGYSDITVLLTYFTDQLQWKSIHGPMPVDLSEGLSEEQVQSWEYLRRFLFGQTVSYELSPSLYNREGEVKALVTGGNLSVLYGLIATPFQCLTDGKILFIEEVNESLHHIDRMMMNMKLSGQLSRLKGLIIGSMSEMKDTTPSFGKTAQEIIYEHVKEYDYPVMFNFPAGHGGVNYPLVMGADLQLKITKDLVLISFM
- a CDS encoding GNAT family N-acetyltransferase, with amino-acid sequence MKIEKAGPIDYPQIMEVWESSVKATHDFLKPEDFLWYKNVIPTDYLPNLDLYVLRSDSKVLGVMGVSGEDLEMLFISGTSRGKGYGKALLEYAVRELNVKKLDVNEQNAQALGFYEKFGFKIVGRSEKDGMGKDYPILHLSL
- a CDS encoding DUF4349 domain-containing protein, which encodes MKRTFSFFTLLVLLFMAACSRDKATSMEAVALDDIEGQRLNNTDNTEISERNTDIQRKIIKEGNIRFETTNSEKTRGIILSSVKENNGYISSDNASNYDGNTEYRMTIRVPSDHFDRLLEDISRSAQKLDSKNINALDVTEEFVDIEARIKAKKELEDRYRELLKKAVKVDEMLTIEREIGTLRTDIESIEGRLRYLKSKVAYSTLTVVFYEKTASSFGFWHKFVHAIQNGWTNVLWFFIGLTHLWPFLLIGVIIIIVVRRVKRSGKK
- a CDS encoding arylsulfatase is translated as MIPKTIYPVLLPAFFLSATGTISAQKCKKPNIIIVLADDLGWGDVGYHGSNIRTPNLDQLAANGIRMNRFYTAPVSSPTRAGLLTGRYPNRFGLRETVIPPWRDFGLDTEEELLPEMLEKAGYTDRAIIGKWHLGHSRKAYYPLNRGFTYFYGHLNGAIDYFTHKREGELDWHRNWDTAYDEGYSTDLITKEAVNCIGQYSQKEDPFFLYVAYNAPHAPLQAKPEDIALYTDDPELLSPKERKKAIYAAMVTCMDRGIGEIWDALKANGIEENTLFIFFSDNGAEPNGGGTNQPLKGTKFEEWDGGVRTPAIISYPELFEGHREIDQVTGFVDIMPTIRSILCIRDKAPRPFDGIDISPVLSGKKETIRRDLYLGGGAIVNNDYKLIIQGKNDRIKTQKDFLVYYPDDAYEKKNAGNEHPKELKRLNKIAEKYDAIKPPFNVLPYHHGRENFVAPSEWKVTK
- a CDS encoding sulfatase-like hydrolase/transferase gives rise to the protein MKPHRFFNYFLAGISCVSCTSKETRNDHPNIIFILTDDMGYGDIGVYGGKFIPTPNIDRMAAEGIHFSRYYSASPISSPSRAGLLTGIHPARWNITSYLQFREGNREAEMADFLDPEAPTLPKAMKAAGYKTGHFGKWHLGGGRDVDNAPSFDRYGYDEYSSTYESPDPDPLLTATDWIWSPKDSIQRWDRTAYFVDKTLDFLKRHKGTPCFINLWPDDMHTPWIGNIEEQDRFPDGVQSEKNFRSVLADYDRQIGRLLEGIRKLDLDNNTIVIFTSDNGPAPSFRGSRAGNMRGCKASLFDGGTRMPLIIWDTKGLIPGGKSDETSVISALDMFESLCNIANVSLPEEYRSDGMDMSQALLGKKQERKKPIFWEYKRNESKAFPKANGEDASPNVAVRKGEWKLLVNKDGSDVMLYNLSDNPRENMNVRDQYPEITQELKKLALDWRNSLPELPSE